In Pajaroellobacter abortibovis, the following are encoded in one genomic region:
- a CDS encoding pseudouridine synthase translates to MSRIRVSDEECISPPDMPDNAIRSVFQVAPEQAGQRVDVFLRHELRRTSRTRAQKIIRMSAYDEQGRRVRPGERVRAKQKITLWRPPWDESEVPTDIPILYEDQHLLAVNKPAHLPVHPTARYHHNTLIKLLQVSRPGQYLVLAHRLDRETSGVILVAKTPTCDRLLKRQFERRQGLEKEYVAFTCGIPQWEPKEAIFRCEKKMELDPASLSKVKMHISEGSSALSATTCFLLQEIAQGPQGKRYAKVQCLLESGRQHQIRLHLASLGAFIVGDKLYGLDETYFMRAADGELKEEDWEQLELPRHALHAIRFQGEHPITKKPFDIYAPLAEDMKVFWGKQTPLWKNPNGR, encoded by the coding sequence ATGAGCAGGATTCGTGTTTCTGATGAAGAATGCATATCCCCTCCTGATATGCCAGACAATGCAATACGAAGTGTTTTTCAAGTCGCCCCTGAACAGGCAGGTCAACGCGTTGATGTTTTTCTCCGTCATGAGTTAAGGCGAACAAGCCGCACACGCGCACAAAAGATTATTCGGATGAGCGCCTACGATGAGCAAGGGAGGCGGGTACGTCCTGGGGAACGCGTGCGAGCAAAACAAAAAATCACTCTCTGGCGGCCACCTTGGGATGAATCCGAAGTTCCAACGGACATCCCTATCCTCTACGAAGATCAGCATCTGTTAGCAGTCAACAAACCAGCCCACCTCCCCGTCCATCCTACCGCACGGTACCACCATAATACGCTGATCAAGCTATTGCAAGTTAGCAGACCGGGGCAATATCTTGTGCTCGCACACCGACTTGATCGAGAAACAAGCGGAGTCATTTTGGTTGCGAAAACGCCTACGTGCGACCGACTTCTCAAGCGTCAGTTCGAGCGACGACAAGGGCTCGAAAAAGAGTATGTCGCCTTCACTTGTGGTATTCCTCAATGGGAACCAAAGGAAGCCATCTTTCGTTGCGAGAAAAAGATGGAGCTCGATCCAGCAAGTTTATCAAAAGTAAAAATGCACATCAGTGAAGGCTCCTCTGCCCTATCGGCTACAACCTGTTTTCTTTTGCAAGAAATAGCACAAGGACCTCAAGGAAAACGCTATGCCAAAGTGCAATGCCTTCTTGAATCAGGCAGACAACATCAAATTCGCCTCCACCTCGCTTCATTAGGTGCATTTATAGTAGGCGATAAGCTCTATGGACTGGATGAAACATACTTCATGCGGGCAGCTGATGGTGAGCTTAAAGAAGAGGATTGGGAACAGCTTGAACTACCTCGACACGCTCTCCACGCCATTCGATTTCAAGGAGAGCATCCTATTACCAAAAAACCATTTGATATCTATGCCCCCCTTGCAGAAGACATGAAAGTGTTCTGGGGTAAACAGACACCTTTGTGGAAAAATCCAAATGGACGTTAG
- a CDS encoding ParA family protein translates to MTARFTQLRGMRKGSNRMSGMTEACTVCGKQFEVQFRYQMEEHEQGFAFYCSHPCYQAALSGKHQGGVHCDACRKQFALDLVSQVVKIGNERRYACSPSCREQLLEEEKGTKLGEFVLSSSPSSSSVSAVEVESKRENPDREQGSCLSDPIQTKTEERISKRKLYGPSRLAIFNHKGGTGKTTTSVSIAAGLALSGVRVLLVDTDSQGNVGVSFQVKVERSLYHLLIMGVVVQDTRVQVRPNLDIVPSDESLAAAELYLAGRKNRDRILRERLAPFEQDYDIIILDCSPSLSLLNQNALVFAEGILVPVACDFLSLVGVRQVIRTLKNVNSLLRHPIKIFGVLPTFYDARARICRDAMDTLKQHFGARCLPPIRATIKVKEAPSQGRTIFEHAPDSHAAEDYRRTVSFIMEGPAGFSPCEREKREEDGQASLRLGSKNPWLTE, encoded by the coding sequence GTGACTGCTCGTTTCACGCAATTGCGTGGTATGCGGAAAGGATCCAACCGAATGTCTGGAATGACTGAAGCTTGTACCGTATGTGGGAAACAATTCGAAGTCCAGTTCCGATATCAGATGGAAGAGCACGAGCAAGGATTTGCCTTTTATTGTAGCCATCCTTGTTATCAGGCTGCTCTCTCTGGGAAGCATCAGGGGGGAGTTCACTGTGATGCGTGCCGCAAGCAATTTGCGCTCGATCTCGTTTCTCAGGTTGTGAAGATAGGGAATGAGCGTCGTTACGCCTGCTCTCCTTCCTGTCGGGAACAGTTGCTTGAAGAAGAAAAGGGGACCAAATTGGGGGAGTTTGTTTTGTCGTCCTCTCCTTCTTCTTCGTCTGTATCTGCAGTGGAAGTAGAATCAAAAAGAGAAAATCCTGATCGGGAGCAAGGCAGCTGTTTGTCCGATCCAATACAGACAAAGACGGAAGAAAGGATAAGCAAGCGTAAGCTTTATGGGCCATCCCGACTTGCTATTTTTAATCATAAGGGGGGGACAGGTAAAACCACAACATCAGTCAGTATTGCAGCAGGTCTTGCCTTGTCTGGAGTGCGCGTTCTCTTGGTAGATACCGACTCGCAAGGGAATGTGGGCGTTTCGTTTCAAGTGAAAGTGGAGCGTTCTCTTTATCATCTTTTAATTATGGGAGTGGTGGTTCAGGATACTAGAGTTCAAGTGAGGCCGAATCTGGATATTGTTCCTTCGGACGAATCGTTAGCGGCTGCGGAACTTTATTTGGCTGGACGTAAGAATCGGGATCGTATCTTACGCGAGCGCTTAGCCCCTTTCGAGCAAGATTACGATATCATCATCTTGGATTGCTCGCCTTCTCTTTCACTGCTCAATCAGAATGCTCTCGTGTTTGCAGAAGGAATTTTGGTTCCTGTAGCGTGTGACTTCCTTTCTTTGGTAGGAGTTCGGCAGGTGATCAGAACGCTGAAAAATGTGAACTCGCTGTTGCGGCATCCTATTAAGATCTTTGGTGTCTTGCCAACTTTTTATGACGCGCGCGCTCGCATTTGCCGTGATGCGATGGATACTTTAAAACAACACTTTGGAGCTCGTTGTCTCCCTCCTATACGTGCCACTATCAAAGTGAAGGAAGCGCCCTCTCAAGGTCGGACGATCTTTGAACATGCTCCCGATTCCCACGCTGCCGAAGATTACCGGAGGACAGTTTCTTTTATTATGGAAGGCCCTGCTGGCTTTTCTCCCTGTGAAAGAGAAAAGAGGGAGGAGGATGGGCAGGCGTCTCTTCGTCTGGGATCCAAGAATCCTTGGCTTACAGAATAA